From one Lotus japonicus ecotype B-129 chromosome 3, LjGifu_v1.2 genomic stretch:
- the LOC130745859 gene encoding F-box/kelch-repeat protein At1g80440, producing the protein MELISGLPDDVARDCLIRVSYEQFAAAAAVCRGWKTEIHSPEFHRQRRSTGHAEKVMVTVQAQPEPEKSGTGSTKRLTNPVYRLSLFNLGTGDWSELPAPPGFGSGLPVMCQVAGVGYDLVVMGGLDPDSWKASNSVFIYNFLSGRWRSGTDMPGGSRSFFACASDSHRTVFVAGGHDDEKNALRSALAYDVETDEWVQLPDMAAERDECKAVYRRDGSFVVVGGYRTEAQGGFERTAEAFDAAEGKWGQVEENFLGCATCPRTVVDGGDGDESGYMCSGGGDLMAKRGDTWQKVARVPGEICNVAYVGALDGSVLLIGSNGYGGVHMGYVFDVKSCSWRKLESPEGFHGHVQSGCILEI; encoded by the coding sequence ATGGAGCTAATTTCTGGTCTACCGGATGATGTTGCGCGAGACTGTCTGATTCGGGTTTCATACGAGCAGTTCGCCGCAGCGGCGGCGGTCTGCAGAGGGtggaaaacagagatacactcGCCGGAGTTCCATCGTCAACGGCGGAGCACGGGGCACGCCGAGAAAGTCATGGTGACGGTTCAAGCCCAGCCCGAACCGGAGAAGTCCGGAACCGGTTCGACAAAGCGTCTGACGAACCCGGTTTACCGGCTCAGCTTATTCAACCTGGGAACAGGTGACTGGAGCGAGTTACCGGCACCTCCCGGTTTCGGTTCGGGATTACCGGTGATGTGTCAGGTTGCCGGTGTCGGGTACGATCTTGTGGTGATGGGCGGGTTAGACCCGGATTCATGGAAAGCATCGAATTCGGTGTTTATTTATAATTTCTTGTCGGGGAGGTGGCGCAGTGGGACCGACATGCCCGGTGGGTCCCGCTCGTTTTTCGCATGCGCGTCGGATTCTCACCGGACGGTGTTCGTCGCCGGCGGGCACGACGATGAGAAGAACGCGCTGAGGTCGGCGCTGGCGTACGACGTGGAAACGGACGAGTGGGTCCAGCTGCCGGACATGGCGGCGGAGCGCGACGAGTGCAAGGCGGTGTACCGCCGTGACGGGAGCTTCGTCGTCGTCGGTGGTTACCGGACGGAGGCTCAGGGAGGTTTTGAGAGGACCGCAGAGGCGTTTGATGCGGCGGAGGGGAAGTGGGGCCAGGTGGAAGAGAACTTCTTGGGTTGCGCCACGTGTCCGAGGACGGTTGTGGACGGCGGCGATGGAGATGAGAGCGGGTACATGTGCAGTGGCGGCGGGGATTTGATGGCGAAGAGGGGGGACACGTGGCAGAAGGTGGCGAGGGTGCCGGGTGAGATATGCAACGTGGCGTATGTTGGAGCGTTGGATGGGTCAGTGTTGTTGATAGGATCGAATGGGTATGGTGGAGTTCATATGGGTTATGTGTTTGATGTGAAGAGTTGTAGTTGGAGAAAATTGGAGAGTCCAGAAGGGTTCCATGGACATGTCCAAAGTGGTTGCATCTTGGAGATTTGA
- the LOC130745861 gene encoding uncharacterized protein LOC130745861 isoform X1 — translation MEECNNRGEEAQANSSSTRHFSPRSGKSLKSSLSGRSTPQYSPSFQRLQSNFSPRREGRGGVKWFGRKRNLLLRWLLLITFWAYLVFFVQSKWAHGDKEEEFSGFGRKSSDFEQNQHQDLVPQNTSLSFINNKTVESMVEIGDTVVVALAKKENSVPSRHKTGSKRRSRRSRSGLRGKQRQKVEISGIEESEIPLRNTTYGFLVGPFGSTEDRILQWGPEKRFGTCDRNGEFARLVRSRRFVLVFHELSLTGAPLSMMELGSELLSCGATVSAVVLSKKGGLMQELVRRQIKVIDDKANRSFRTAMKADLVIAGSAVCASWIEQYIEHFSSGASQVVWWIMENRREYFDRSKDVLHRVKMLVFLSESQSKQWQNWCAEEIIELRSQITVVPLSVNEELAFVAGIHSTHNGSSFSAEKMDEKRKLLRDSVRREMGLNDNDMLVLSLSSINPGKGQLLLLESASSIVYHGPLPNDKKMQKSLEAEEHSSTLIRKHHNRKLLPLLEDSRVALTNISRNSTNGTRKVVLSRNNGTMEHSLKILIGSVGSKSNKVDYVKGLLSFLEQHSNLSKEVLWTPATTRVASLYSAADVYIINSQGLGETFGRVTIEAMAFGLPVLGTDAGGTLEIVEHNVTGLLHPIGRPGNRVLAQNLRFLLENRLAREQMGMNGRKKVQRKYLKQRMYEKFAEVLIRCMRSK, via the exons ATGGAAGAGTGCAACAACAGAGGAGAAGAAGCTCAGGCAAATTCAAGTTCAACCAGACATTTTTCACCAAGGTCAGGTAAGAGTTTGAAATCTTCATTATCTGGAAGATCAACTCCACAGTATTCTCCTTCATTTCAGCGACTACAGTCTAACTTCTCACCAAGAAGAGAAGGAAGAGGAGGTGTAAAGTGGTTTGGTAGAAAGAGGAACCTGTTACTAAGGTGGTTGCTTCTGATTACCTTCTGGGCTTATCTTGTGTTCTTTGTTCAGTCCAAGTGGGCTCATGGTGATAAAGAAGAGGAATTTTCAGGCTTTGGAAGAAAGTCAAGTGATTTTGAACAGAATCAGCATCAAGATTTGGTTCCTCAAAACACGTCCTTATCTTTCATTAATAATAAAACTGTGGAGAGTATGGTGGAGATTGGTGACACAGTGGTTGTGGCTCtggcaaagaaagaaaatagtgTTCCATCTCGACACAAAACTGGTTCAAAAAGGAGGAGTAGACGGTCAAGGAGTGGTTTGAGAGGTAAACAAAGACAGAAAGTTGAGATCAGTGGTATAGAGGAGTCAGAAATTCCTCTGAGGAATACTACCTATGGATTCCTTGTTGGTCCATTTGGTTCAACAGAGGATAGAATTCTGCAATGGGGTCCTGAGAAGCGTTTTGGAACCTGTGACAGGAACGGGGAATTTGCACGCCTTGTTCGGTCGAGGAGGTTTGTGTTGGTGTTTCATGAGCTTTCTCTGACTGGAGCTCCACTTTCAATGATGGAGTTGGGAAGTGAACTATTGAGTTGTGGGGCAACTGTTTCAGCTGTTGTGCTTAGCAAAAAGGGTGGTTTGATGCAAGAGCTTGTTAGGAGACAGATCAAGGTGATTGATGACAAAGCGAATCGCAGCTTCAGAACTGCAATGAAAGCAGATCTTGTCATTGCTGGATCAGCTGTCTGTGCTTCATGGATTG AACAATATATTGAACATTTTTCTTCTGGGGCAAGTCAAGTTGTTTGGTGGATTATGGAAAACCGGCGAGAGTACTTTGATCGTTCAAAGGATGTCTTGCACAGAGTAAAGATGCTGGTTTTTCTCTCTGAATCACAATCTAAGCAATGGCAGAACTGGTGTGCAGAAGAAATCATAGAATTGAGATCCCAAATCACAGTTGTTCCATTATCTGTTAATGAAGAACTGGCTTTTGTAGCTGGCATTCATTCTACACATAATGGTTCATCCTTCAGTGCTGAGAAGATGGATGAGAAGAGAAAGTTGTTGCGCGATTCAGTTCGAAGAGAAATGGGCTTGAATGATAATGATATGTTAGTGTTGTCTCTGAGTAGCATCAACCCTGGGAAGGGTCAGCTATTGCTTCTTGAATCAGCAAGTTCAATAGTATATCATGGACCATTGCCAAATGATAAGAAAATGCAGAAATCATTAGAGGCTGAGGAACACTCATCTACCCTGATTAGGAAACACCATAATAGAAAATTGTTGCCATTGTTGGAGGATAGCAGGGTAGCTTTGACCAATATCTCAAGGAATTCAACTAACGG AACAAGGAAAGTAGTGTTGTCCCGCAACAATGGAACAATGGAACATTCTCTCAAGATTCTAATTGGTTCTGTGGGATCTAAGAGTAACAAGGTGGATTATGTTAAAGGTCTTCTAAGTTTCTTAGAACAGCATTCAAACTTGTCCAAGGAAGTTTTGTGGACACCAGCCACAACACGTGTAGCCTCACTTTACTCTGCTGCAGATGTTTATATCATAAACTCTcag GGATTGGGAGAAACGTTTGGGCGGGTGACAATAGAAGCAATGGCATTTGGTCTTCCG GTACTTGGAACAGATGCTGGGGGAACACTAGAGATTGTGGAGCATAATGTGACAGGTCTTCTTCACCCTATTGGACGCCCAGGGAATCGTGTCCTTGCGCAAAATCTCAGGTTTTTACTTGAAAATCGATTAGCAAGAGAGCAAATggggatgaatggaagaaaGAAGGTGCAGAGAAAGTACTTGAAGCAGCGCATGTATGAGAAATTTGCAGAGGTTCTTatccggtgtatgagaagcaaATAA
- the LOC130745861 gene encoding protein MLN51 homolog isoform X2 has translation MGSTVEEQEDVEYDSDPEEAKRSLSMRRREASDDEEGEGRDKREEQEEEEDRRVGILSDDDSDGEGGVADYDDGGDEIEEEEEELDEEEEEVVVFDEVEQEVYEELGAASGVEGSVIVAKESDGDIGPPLEDSAEVDTEEKKENEPFAVPTAGAFYMHDDRFRDNSGAGNRRVHGGGKRLWESKDDRKWGHDKFEEITFQERHYQERRGASNYRGGRGNNRGSDRGGHIRGNRRGYNDSSQNQVPKVVVKGRGPRRYDPTNRSSGPAPQVHNKQSGKSFEKTAPARSERTSTSASNAESNPVPARKQVSSASNLNYASPPFYPSGSSNKEINLVQNKNAQVGSNSKNNALLQGKNLVDSINIDKVYIDKSTRPSVGKPSNNVHITPPGSSGVNAFHASLPMAAGTGRGVAIPIQMNYQPAPSHNHVNKVSPGQLQSVQRSYAPGRSSTSVQATAQQLGHRPSSRSQSSSPPKTSASFNSLDSVDMDSASESGKTKGAMIGKGKGGSQGTGQGSFVYGGAQVMGAAGNGGVSHRDPNFPATPTFLPVMQFGGQHPGGMGVPAVGMAFPGYVAGSGKSEMTWLPVLAGAAGALGASYPYLAVDGAYTRQSGPTSAMGNSSKEHNDVNKANNELKPPQKSELVSDEYGQRQNKPRRYSEMNFGQ, from the exons ATGGGTAGCACGGTTGAAGAACAAGAAGATGTTGAGTACGACAGTGATCCGGAAGAGGCAAAGAGATCGCTGTCAATGCGGAGGCGTGAGGCTAGTGATGATGAAGAAGGCGAAGGCAGAGATAAGagggaagaacaagaagaagaagaagatcgtCGTGTTGGGAttctttctgatgatgattctgatggcGAGGGCGGTGTTGCTGACTATGATGACGGTGGTgatgaaattgaagaagaagaagaagaattagatgaagaggaggaggaggtggtggtgtttGATGAAGTTGAACAAGAGGTGTATGAGGAGCTGGGTGCAGCAAGTGGGGTTGAGGGTTCAGTGATTGTGGCTAAGGAATCTGATGGTGATATTGGACCCCCTTTGGAAGATTCTGCTGAGGTTGATACAGAGGAGAAAAAGGAGAATGAACCATTTGCTGTGCCCACTGCTGGAGCTTTTTACATGCACGATGACCGTTTCAGGGACAATTCCGGTGCCGGCAACAG GCGGGTACATGGTGGTGGAAAGAGACTGTGGGAGTCCAAAGATGACAGGAAATGGGGACATGATAAATTTGAGGAAATTACTTTCCAGGAAAGGCACTACCAAGAG AGGAGGGGAGCTTCTAATTATCGAGGAGGCCGTGGTAATAACCGAGGCAGTGATCGTGGAGGACATATTCGAGGAAACAGGAGGGGATATAATGACAGTAGCCAAAATCAGGTGCCTAAGGTTGTTGTGAAAGGGAGAGGGCCCCGAAGGTACGATCCTACCAATAGAAGCAGTGGTCCAGCTCCCCAAGTGCATAATAAACA ATCTGGGAAGTCTTTTGAGAAAACTGCACCTGCTAGATCAGAGAGAACTTCAACATCCGCTTCCAATGCAGAATCTAACCCTGTGCCTGCTAGGAAACAAGTGTCGTCAGCTTCAAATTTGAATTATGCATCCCCGCCATTTTACCCATCAGGCTCTTCCAACAAAGAGATCAATTTGgtacaaaataaaaatgcacAAGTTGGAAGCAATAGCAAGAACAATGCATTGCTTCAGGGAAAGAATCTTGTTGATTCCATCAACATAGACAAGGTGTACATTGATAAGTCCACCAGGCCATCTGTTGGAAAGCCTTCGAACAATGTGCATATAACACCACCTGGATCTTCTGGAGTCAATGCATTCCATGCTTCTCTTCCCATGGCTGCTGGGACTGGGAGGGGTGTAGCAATCCCCATACAGATGAACTATCAGCCTGCACCCTCACATAATCACGTAAATAAAGTTTCTCCAGGGCAACTCCAGTCTGTTCAGAGAAGTTATGCACCAGGAAGGTCCTCAACATCTGTGCAAGCTACTGCCCAACAGTTGGGCCATCGACCTAGTAGTAGGTCTCAATCTTCATCTCCCCCGAAAACATCTGCGTCATTTAATTCACTTGATTCAGTAGATAtggactcagcatcagaatcaGGTAAAACAAAAGGGGCTATGATTGGGAAGGGAAAGGGAGGTTCCCAGGGTACTGGACAGGGTTCTTTTGTTTATGGTGGGGCACAGGTAATGGGGGCTGCTGGAAATGGGGGTGTTAGTCATAGAGATCCAAACTTCCCAGCCACTCCTACCTTCTTGCCAG TGATGCAATTCGGGGGCCAGCATCCTGGTGGTATGGGAGTTCCTGCTGTTGGCATGGCATTCCCTGGATATGTTGCTGGTTCAGGAAAATCTGAAATGACATG GTTACCAGTCTTGGCTGGCGCTGCAGGAGCTTTGGGGGCTTCATACCCATACCTTGCTGTTGATGGTGCTTACACTCGACAATCTGGACCGACCTCTGCAATGGGTAATTCAAG CAAGGAACATAATGATGTTAATAAAGCTAACAATGAATTGAAGCCACCACAGAAATCTG AGCTTGTAAGTGATGAGTATGGACAACGGCAGAATAAGCCTCGAAG ATACTCAGAGATGAACTTTGGTCAGTAA
- the LOC130745860 gene encoding coatomer subunit beta'-2-like, producing the protein MPLRLEIKRKLAQRSERVKSVDLHPTEPWILASLYSGTVCIWNYQTQTMAKSFEVTELPVRSAKFIARKQWVVAGADDMFIRVYNYNTMDKVKVFEAHTDYIRCVAVHPTLPYVLSSSDDMLIKLWDWEKGWICTQIFEGHSHYVMQVTFNPKDTNTFASASLDRTIKIWNLGSPDPNFTLDAHQKGVNCVDYFTGGDKPYLITGSDDQTAKVWDYQTKSCVQTLEGHTHNVSAVCFHPELPIIITGAEDGTVRIWHSTTYRLENTLNYGLERVWTIGYLKGSRRVVIGYDEGTIMVKLGREEPVASMDNSGKIIWAKHNEIQTVNIRSVGADVEIADGERLPLAVKELGTCDLYPQSLRHNPNGRFVVVCGDGEYIIYTALAWRNRSFGSALEIVWSSDGEYAVRESTSKIKIFSKNFQEKKSIRPTFSAERIFGGTVLAMCSNDFICFYDWAECRLIRRIDVNVKNLYWADSGDLVAIASDSSFYILKYNRDVVASYLDSGNPVDEQGVEDAFELLHEMSERVRTGIWVGDCFIYSNSSWRLNYCVGGEVTTMFHLDRPMYLLGYLASQSRVYLIDKEFNVIGYTLLLSLIEYKTLVMRGDLERANEILPSIPKEHQNSVARFLESRGMIEDALEVATDPDYRFDLAMQLGKLEVAKGIATEVQSEPKWKQLGELAMSSGKLEMAEECLKHAMDLSGLLLLYSSLGDAEGLSKLATLAKEQGKNNVAFLCLFMLGKLEDCLQLLVESNRIPEAALMARSYLPSKVSEIVAIWRKDLNKVNPKAAESLADPEEYPNLFEDWQVALAVESKSVETRGVYPPAEEYVNHAGKSHVTLVEAFRNMQIEGEQPLENGESSHELAEHNGEEDHTEEHEEQNGEEGSQEEGVVVDADSTDGAVLINGNEADEDWSANNKEDPST; encoded by the exons ACCATGGCCAAGTCTTTTGAGGTTACTGAGTTACCAG TTAGGTCAGCCAAGTTTATTGCACGCAAGCAGTGGGTTGTTGCTGGAGCAGATGATATGTTTATTCGTGTATATAATTACAACACAATGGATAAAGTTAAAGTATTTGAGGCCCATACAGATTACATCAGGTGTGTGGCAGTCCATCCTACTCTTCCTTATGTGCTGTCATCATCTGATGATATGCTCATTAAGCTTTGGGATTGGGAAAAGGGCTGGATCTGTACCCAGATATTTGAGGGGCATTCACATTATGTCATGCAAGTGACATTTAACCCTAAAGACACAAACACCTTTGCCAGTGCATCTCTTGATCGCACCATAAAG ATTTGGAATCTTGGCTCTCCTGACCCTAATTTTACGTTGGATGCCCATCAAAAGGGAGTGAATTGTGTTGACTACTTTACAGGTGGTGACAAACCTTATCTAATTACTGGTTCTGATGATCAAACTGCCAag GTATGGGATTATCAGACCAAAAGTTGTGTCCAGACTCTAGAAGGCCACACACACAATGTATCTGCTGTGTGCTTTCACCCTGAACTTCCTATAATCATTACGGGCGCTGAAGATGGCACAGTGCGCATTTGGCATTCGACAACTTATAG GCTTGAAAACACATTGAACTATGGTCTTGAAAGAGTTTGGACCATTGGATACCTGAAGGGTTCACGTCg GGTTGTGATTGGCTATGACGAAGGAACTATTATGGTCAAACTTGGCCGAGAAGAACCTGTAGCCAGCATGGACAACAGTGGAAAAATAATTTGGGCTAAGCACAATGAAATTCAAACTGTCAATATAAGGAGTGTAGGAGCCGATGTGGAG ATTGCTGATGGAGAAAGGCTGCCTTTGGCTGTTAAGGAGTTGGGCACCTGTGATCTCTATCCACAA AGTTTAAGGCACAATCCAAATGGAAggtttgttgttgtttgtggGGATGGTGAATATATTATATACACTGCTTTGGCGTGGAGAAATAGGTCATTTGGTTCAGCACTGGAAATTGTTTGGTCTTCCGATGGAGAGTATGCTGTAAGAGAAAGCACGTCCAAGATTAAAATTTTCAGCAAAAATTTCCAG GAAAAGAAGAGTATCCGACCAACGTTTTCAGCCGAAAGAATATTTGGTGGCACTGTATTGGCTATGTGCTCAAATGATTTCATCTGCTTTTATGATTGGGCTGAATGCAGGTTGATTCGTCGTATTGATGTGAACGTGAAA AACCTCTACTGGGCTGATAGTGGTGATCTTGTTGCGATTGCTAGTGATTCATCATTCTACATCCTGAAGTACAAT CGTGATGTTGTTGCATCATATTTAGATAGTGGAAACCCAGTAGATGAGCAAGGTGTTGAAGATGCCTTTGAGCTCCTTCATGAAATGAGTGAACGTGTCAGGACGGGTATCTGGGTTGGTGATTGTTTTATCTACAGCAATTCTTCTTGGAGGCTTAATTACTGTGTTGGTGGTGAG GTAACTACAATGTTTCATTTGGACCGTCCTATGTACTTGTTGGGATATCTTGCCAGCCAAAGTAGGGTCTACCTTATAGATAAAGAGTTCAA cGTTATCGGATACACATTGCTTTTAAGCTTGATTGAGTACAAGACTCTTGTGATGCGTGGTGATTTGGAAAGGGCCAATGAAATTCTACCTTCTATTCCAAAAGAGCATCAGAACAG TGTGGCTCGTTTCCTGGAATCGAGAGGGATGATAGAGGATGCTCTTGAAGTAGCTACTGACCCTGACTACAGGTTCGATCTAGCCATGCAGCTTGGGAAATTAGAAGTTGCAAAG GGTATTGCGACAGAAGTGCAGAGTGAGCCTAAATGGAAGCAGTTGGGAGAATTAGCCATGTCTTCTGGAAAG TTAGAAATGGCTGAGGAATGCTTAAAACATGCAATGGATTTGAGTGGGTTGTTGCTGCTATATTCTTCTTTAGGAGATGCCGAAGGGTTATCAAAACTTGCAACTCTTGCTAAAGAGCAAGGGAAGAACAATGTTGCATTCCTTTGCTTATTTATGTTGGGTAAACTTGAAGACTGTCTTCAACTGTTGGTAGAAAG TAATCGGATTCCGGAGGCTGCTTTAATGGCTCGATCTTATCTCCCAAGCAAAGTCTCAGAGATAGTGGCAATTTGGAGAAAAGATCTCAACAAG GTTAATCCAAAGGCTGCTGAATCATTGGCTGATCCTGAGGAGTATCCTAATTTGTTCGAAGATTGGCAAGTTGCTCTTGCTGTTGAATCTAAATCTGTAGAAACAAG GGGTGTTTACCCTCCTGCGGAGGAGTATGTCAACCATGCTGGTAAATCACATGTAACCCTAGTTGAAGCTTTCAGAAACATGCAGATTGAAGGGGAACAACCTCTTGAGAATGGGGAATCTAGTCATGAG TTGGCTGAACATAATGGAGAGGAGGACCATACCGAGGAACACGAGGAACAAAATGGAGAGGAAGGCAGCCAAGAGGAGGGAGTTGTAGTGGATGCTGATTCGACTGATGGTGCTGTCCTCATTAATGGTAATGAGGCTGACGAAGATTGGAGTGCCAATAATAAAGAGGACCCatcaacataa